In Kitasatospora gansuensis, a genomic segment contains:
- the murJ gene encoding murein biosynthesis integral membrane protein MurJ has translation MTKHTTDGPSGPYGDPPTMPLRQIPDDQLMTGPGGQPTVQLGQQVPSPRLPYAPVPPPPPAAPPAAAPVEAAAKPSSTARNGMIMALGSLTSRALGFVRAGVITAALGTGFVADGYAVATMLPNTIFIMLIGGVLNSVFVPELVRAAQQHADRGVAYTNRLLTVCGVVLVVITAVAFFCAPLIVDSYTPYGPDDTVQRDLTIALARYCLPAILFYGFFGLLGQVLNSRDRFGAMMWAPVLNNVVVIAVFSLYLAIFVHATDAKDFSDGATMLLGLGSAFGILVQALALVPSLRASGFRYRPRFDWRGSGLTTPLRAAGWALLLVVVTQLAFLAITNLATGAASLAKQDGLTQGLGYTPYNNAYLLFIVPQGIITVSLVTAILPSMSRSVGAGRFEDVGRELAQTLRSSAGMIVPASAIFLSLAGPIAALAYGHGNVTDADIDVVTQILMAFALGLPAFCAQYALARGFYAMSDARTPFWLTTITSGSNVLLSWVAYLVLPSRWIIVGMAGAHTVAVLISAAITGRALGRRLRREGAAGAAPLPADATLELGTGRRPRVRSGLDGGRLVTLHLALAVACAPGALAAYWLTGRLDAALGGGVPAALAALAAGPLAVLVSVLLLARPLGAGAAVAPLARKLRIPYPEPAAGGGKHRR, from the coding sequence ATGACCAAGCACACGACGGACGGGCCCTCCGGCCCGTACGGCGACCCGCCGACCATGCCGCTGCGTCAGATACCCGACGACCAGCTGATGACCGGCCCCGGTGGCCAGCCGACCGTCCAGCTCGGCCAGCAGGTGCCCAGCCCCCGGCTGCCGTACGCCCCGGTCCCACCGCCGCCTCCGGCCGCGCCGCCCGCGGCCGCGCCCGTCGAGGCAGCGGCCAAGCCGAGTTCCACCGCCCGCAACGGCATGATCATGGCGCTCGGTTCGCTGACCTCCCGGGCCCTCGGCTTCGTCCGGGCCGGTGTGATCACCGCCGCGCTCGGCACCGGCTTCGTGGCCGACGGCTACGCGGTGGCCACCATGCTGCCGAACACCATCTTCATCATGCTGATCGGCGGCGTGCTCAACTCCGTCTTCGTCCCCGAGCTGGTGCGCGCCGCGCAGCAGCACGCCGACCGTGGCGTCGCCTACACCAACCGGCTGCTGACGGTCTGTGGGGTCGTGCTGGTCGTGATCACCGCAGTGGCCTTCTTCTGCGCCCCGCTGATCGTCGACAGCTACACCCCGTACGGCCCGGACGACACCGTCCAGCGCGACCTGACCATCGCGCTGGCCAGGTACTGCCTGCCGGCCATCCTGTTCTACGGCTTCTTCGGTCTGCTCGGCCAGGTGCTCAACTCGCGGGACAGGTTCGGCGCGATGATGTGGGCCCCGGTGCTCAACAACGTCGTGGTGATCGCGGTCTTCAGCCTCTACCTGGCGATCTTCGTGCACGCCACCGACGCCAAGGACTTCTCCGACGGCGCGACCATGCTGCTCGGGCTGGGCAGCGCCTTCGGCATCCTGGTCCAGGCGCTGGCCCTGGTGCCCTCGCTGCGGGCCTCCGGCTTCCGCTACCGCCCGCGCTTCGACTGGCGCGGCTCCGGCCTGACCACGCCGCTGCGGGCGGCCGGCTGGGCGCTGCTGCTGGTGGTGGTCACCCAGCTGGCCTTCCTGGCGATCACCAACCTGGCCACCGGCGCGGCCTCGCTCGCCAAGCAGGACGGTCTGACCCAGGGCCTGGGCTACACCCCGTACAACAACGCCTACCTGCTCTTCATCGTCCCGCAGGGCATCATCACGGTCTCCCTGGTCACCGCGATCCTGCCGAGCATGTCCCGGTCGGTCGGCGCGGGCCGGTTCGAGGACGTCGGCCGCGAGCTGGCGCAGACCCTGCGGAGTTCGGCCGGGATGATCGTCCCGGCCTCGGCGATCTTCCTCTCGCTGGCCGGTCCGATCGCCGCCCTGGCCTACGGGCACGGGAACGTGACGGACGCGGACATCGACGTGGTCACCCAGATCCTGATGGCCTTCGCGCTCGGCCTGCCCGCGTTCTGCGCCCAGTACGCGCTGGCCCGCGGCTTCTACGCGATGAGCGACGCCCGGACCCCGTTCTGGCTCACCACGATCACCTCCGGCAGCAACGTGCTGCTCTCCTGGGTCGCCTACCTGGTGCTGCCGAGCCGCTGGATCATCGTCGGCATGGCGGGCGCGCACACCGTCGCGGTGCTGATCAGCGCGGCCATCACCGGGCGCGCGCTCGGCCGCCGACTGCGCCGCGAGGGTGCCGCCGGCGCTGCGCCGCTGCCCGCCGACGCCACCCTGGAGCTCGGCACCGGGCGCCGTCCCCGGGTCCGCAGCGGCCTGGACGGCGGCCGGCTGGTCACCCTGCACCTGGCGCTGGCGGTGGCCTGCGCGCCGGGCGCGCTGGCCGCGTACTGGCTGACCGGACGGCTCGACGCGGCGCTGGGCGGCGGGGTGCCGGCCGCGCTGGCGGCACTGGCGGCCGGTCCGCTCGCGGTGCTGGTCTCGGTGCTGCTGCTGGCCCGTCCGCTCGGCGCGGGCGCGGCGGTCGCCCCGCTGGCCCGCAAACTGCGCATCCCCTACCCGGAGCCGGCGGCCGGCGGCGGCAAGCACCGTCGCTGA
- a CDS encoding N-acetylmuramoyl-L-alanine amidase, protein MTVIPQVHPASGDRPRHRRLSRTVAATVVAASTGLALFSVAASAAPATGSDARQRQFAAAAAEFKVPQSVLLALAYQQTRWESHNGEPSTTGNYNVMGLTQVDPSELVSTEGGHQHGQGDGLPEPAAPAATTPAPKPQDSPALHTLDEAAALLGRPADQLRTDPAQSIRGGAALLAKYQRETGGSLGTGPETWYNAVVRFSQTAPAAGGNVFADRVFETVREGAARITVDGQAVSLAADAALTVDRPLQSRAATPGNLECPATVSCTGAWADDANYAVTNRPADGQKIQYIVIHDTEGSWDGTISTFKNPATEASAHYLVGAGGTHDGQVAQLVNTKNTAWHAGNKTFNMHSIGLEHEGYALGQNANKQPTWYTEQLYRSSAELTKFLAGKYGIPLDRQHIIGHDEIPKPIDSVPPMHWDPGTFWDWSHYMDLAGAPVRAAAGGSLLVGGKVTIAPPFDANNQPPVAETGPRPQNFVYLRQSPDGAAALINGGTTAASDVRAKAVAGSSYVVAAQQGDWTAIWYDGVQGWFHNPNGQSAAADNRRGQNVATPRAGVASIPLYGRAYPEQAAYAKYPGVTYNPTSHNPVPLNVSVPAGQKYTLLSDTPVKGDIFYDVNGVQAVVTGDDTYYPVRYGHRLGFLKSTDVDLTVATVPPAAGYTPVGPKRLMDTREGLGGSTRLGGAGTASLQVTGGNTGVPADATAVILNVTAVSPSQGGYVTVYPDGQPRPVASNLNFTAGQIVPNLVVVPVVNGKVNFFNAAGTVDLLADITGYYSPSGSSKFTSAGPARLLDTRSSGAVGPNSSVTLQVSGREGVPADATGVILNVTVTEPSTTGFLTVYPHGTSRPGVSNLNFTPGQTVPNLVMVPLVDGKVDFYNPAGTVQVIADITGYYSPGGSSKFTSAGPTRLLDTREGLGGSTRLGPDGVATLQVAGKAGLPDSGVTAVVLNVTSVNGSSPGYVTVYPDGTPRPEVSNLNFLANQVIPNLVVVPVVNGKVNFFNKAGTIDLIADITGYYTAG, encoded by the coding sequence TTGACCGTCATACCGCAGGTTCACCCTGCCTCCGGCGACCGCCCGAGGCACCGCCGACTGTCCCGGACGGTCGCCGCCACCGTGGTCGCCGCGAGCACCGGCCTGGCGCTGTTCTCGGTCGCCGCCTCGGCTGCTCCGGCGACCGGCTCGGACGCCCGGCAGCGCCAGTTCGCCGCCGCGGCCGCCGAGTTCAAGGTCCCGCAGAGCGTCCTGCTCGCGCTCGCCTACCAGCAGACCCGCTGGGAGTCGCACAACGGCGAGCCGAGCACCACCGGCAACTACAACGTGATGGGCCTGACCCAGGTCGACCCGTCCGAGCTGGTCTCCACGGAGGGTGGCCACCAGCACGGCCAGGGCGACGGCCTGCCGGAGCCTGCGGCCCCGGCCGCCACCACGCCGGCGCCGAAGCCGCAGGACAGCCCGGCCCTGCACACCCTGGACGAGGCCGCCGCACTGCTCGGCCGCCCGGCCGACCAGCTGCGCACCGACCCGGCGCAGAGCATCCGGGGCGGGGCCGCGCTGCTCGCCAAGTACCAGAGGGAGACCGGCGGTTCGCTCGGGACCGGTCCGGAGACCTGGTACAACGCGGTGGTCCGGTTCAGCCAGACGGCGCCCGCCGCCGGTGGCAACGTCTTCGCCGACCGGGTCTTCGAGACCGTCCGCGAGGGCGCGGCCAGGATCACCGTGGACGGCCAGGCCGTCAGCCTGGCGGCCGACGCCGCGCTGACCGTGGACCGCCCGCTGCAGTCCCGCGCCGCCACGCCGGGCAACCTGGAGTGCCCCGCGACCGTGAGCTGCACGGGCGCCTGGGCCGACGACGCCAACTACGCGGTCACCAACCGCCCGGCCGACGGTCAGAAGATCCAGTACATCGTCATCCACGACACCGAGGGGTCGTGGGACGGGACCATCTCGACCTTCAAGAACCCGGCCACCGAGGCCAGTGCGCACTACCTGGTCGGTGCCGGCGGCACCCACGACGGCCAGGTCGCCCAGCTGGTCAACACCAAGAACACCGCCTGGCACGCGGGCAACAAGACCTTCAACATGCACAGCATCGGTCTGGAGCACGAGGGCTACGCCCTCGGCCAGAACGCCAACAAGCAGCCGACCTGGTACACCGAGCAGCTCTACCGCTCCTCGGCCGAGCTGACCAAGTTCCTGGCCGGGAAGTACGGCATCCCGCTGGACCGGCAGCACATCATCGGGCACGACGAGATCCCGAAGCCGATCGACTCGGTGCCGCCGATGCACTGGGACCCGGGCACGTTCTGGGACTGGTCGCACTACATGGACCTGGCCGGCGCGCCGGTCCGGGCCGCCGCCGGTGGTTCGCTGCTGGTCGGCGGCAAGGTGACCATCGCCCCGCCGTTCGACGCCAACAACCAGCCGCCGGTGGCCGAGACGGGCCCGCGCCCGCAGAACTTCGTCTACCTGCGCCAGTCCCCCGACGGCGCGGCCGCGCTGATCAACGGCGGCACCACCGCCGCCTCGGACGTCCGCGCCAAGGCGGTCGCCGGGAGCAGCTACGTGGTGGCCGCCCAGCAGGGTGACTGGACCGCGATCTGGTACGACGGCGTGCAGGGCTGGTTCCACAACCCGAACGGCCAGAGCGCCGCCGCCGACAACCGCCGCGGCCAGAACGTCGCGACCCCGCGTGCCGGTGTCGCGAGCATCCCGCTGTACGGCCGGGCCTACCCGGAGCAGGCGGCGTACGCCAAGTACCCCGGTGTGACGTACAACCCCACCTCGCACAACCCCGTCCCGCTGAACGTGAGCGTCCCGGCCGGGCAGAAGTACACCCTGCTCAGCGACACCCCGGTCAAGGGCGACATCTTCTACGACGTCAACGGCGTGCAGGCCGTGGTGACCGGCGACGACACCTACTACCCGGTCCGCTACGGCCACCGGCTGGGCTTCCTGAAGTCCACCGACGTCGACCTGACCGTGGCCACCGTCCCGCCGGCCGCCGGTTACACCCCGGTCGGCCCGAAGCGGCTGATGGACACCCGGGAGGGCCTCGGCGGCTCGACCCGCCTGGGCGGCGCGGGCACCGCCTCGCTCCAGGTCACCGGCGGCAACACCGGTGTCCCGGCGGACGCCACCGCGGTGATCCTGAACGTGACGGCCGTCTCGCCCAGCCAGGGCGGCTACGTGACGGTCTACCCGGACGGCCAGCCCCGCCCGGTCGCCTCGAACCTCAACTTCACGGCCGGCCAGATCGTGCCGAACCTGGTCGTGGTCCCGGTGGTCAACGGCAAGGTGAACTTCTTCAACGCGGCCGGCACCGTCGACCTGCTGGCCGACATCACCGGCTACTACTCCCCCAGCGGCAGCTCGAAGTTCACCAGCGCGGGCCCGGCCCGGCTGCTGGACACCCGGTCGTCCGGCGCGGTCGGCCCGAACAGCTCGGTCACCCTCCAGGTCTCGGGCCGCGAGGGCGTGCCCGCCGACGCCACCGGCGTGATCCTGAACGTCACCGTCACCGAGCCGAGCACCACCGGCTTCCTGACCGTCTACCCGCACGGCACCAGCCGCCCCGGGGTCTCCAACCTGAACTTCACGCCCGGCCAGACCGTCCCCAACCTGGTGATGGTCCCGCTGGTGGACGGCAAGGTGGACTTCTACAACCCGGCCGGCACCGTCCAGGTGATCGCGGACATCACCGGTTACTACTCCCCGGGCGGCAGCTCGAAGTTCACCAGCGCGGGCCCGACCCGCCTGCTGGACACCCGCGAGGGCCTCGGCGGCTCCACCCGCCTCGGCCCCGACGGCGTGGCCACCCTCCAGGTGGCCGGCAAGGCCGGGCTGCCCGACTCCGGCGTCACCGCCGTCGTCCTCAACGTCACGTCGGTCAACGGCAGTTCGCCCGGCTACGTGACCGTCTACCCGGACGGCACGCCGCGCCCCGAGGTCTCCAACCTCAACTTCCTGGCCAACCAGGTGATCCCGAACCTGGTCGTGGTCCCGGTGGTCAACGGCAAGGTGAACTTCTTCAACAAGGCCGGCACGATCGACCTGATCGCCGACATCACCGGCTACTACACGGCGGGCTGA
- a CDS encoding NosD domain-containing protein, which translates to MSLPALGAGTAVAASATLYVNKLNGNCSDAGTGTLEQPYCTVSAAAAKVEPGQTVLIGAGEYRESVTLTRSGTVEAPITFIGAGGPGAGYRAPQTEIGFWRFEGMPPAFTLSGVSHVRISGVELLGYHESVVIDGGTEVNLSGNLLTGLIGEDPRVRVTGAARNVTLARNASGERSGLVVLEPGVRDTVVSTNLIAAGGHPGIVADGAPGTVIVANTVDSHCEAAIRLTGASTGATVMNNVLTDSTDSTGSTCTDPGQRAGLWVDQEAKAGARVAYNLHDSGAGLPAYSWAGTVYDEVAQFAAASGQGAHDVIGAPNLPGSVGDTGERTSPAIDSADESAPGMSAVDVRGSSALDDPWVADTGTGSGRRDRGAEELVNFGSRYTPVGPVRVLDTREATGVPARVPVAPGATMDLPVTGLNGLPADGVTAVTMNVTVTESTGGGFLTVYPHGAERPTASNLNWTAGQTIPNLVTTQVRDGKVSFFNGSGGTVHVLADLLGFYSTKGSGFTAKSPVRLLDTREGLGAAKAPVRQGGTVDLQVTGANGVPATGVTAVTLNVTVADATDGGFLTAYPHGEQRPTASSLNWVKGQVVPNLVTVPVKDGKVSLFVAGSGPGQVQLIADLAGCYTKTGGDQFHALVPVRKADTRGSLPWYDEWEPGETVRGGATRSVEVVEYPGASAVAMNVTVTGTAAPGFLTVYPDATERPVVSNLNWVTGQTVPNHVVVATGAGGKNAFYNGSQGDVELIADLFGYFAPA; encoded by the coding sequence GTGAGTCTGCCCGCGCTCGGGGCCGGTACGGCGGTGGCGGCGAGCGCCACGCTCTACGTCAACAAGCTCAACGGGAACTGTTCGGACGCGGGCACCGGAACACTGGAGCAGCCGTACTGCACCGTCTCGGCCGCGGCGGCCAAGGTGGAGCCGGGACAGACGGTGCTCATCGGAGCGGGCGAGTACCGGGAGTCCGTCACACTGACCCGCTCCGGCACCGTCGAGGCACCGATCACCTTCATCGGCGCGGGTGGTCCGGGCGCCGGGTACCGCGCCCCGCAGACCGAGATCGGCTTCTGGCGGTTCGAGGGCATGCCGCCCGCGTTCACGCTCAGCGGGGTGAGTCACGTCCGGATCAGCGGGGTCGAACTGCTCGGGTACCACGAGTCGGTGGTGATCGACGGCGGCACCGAGGTGAACCTGTCCGGCAATCTGCTCACCGGTCTGATCGGCGAAGACCCACGGGTCCGGGTCACCGGCGCGGCCCGGAACGTCACGCTGGCCCGGAACGCCTCAGGGGAGCGCAGCGGCCTGGTGGTGCTGGAACCGGGAGTCCGGGACACGGTCGTCTCGACCAACCTGATCGCCGCCGGTGGGCATCCCGGCATCGTGGCCGACGGAGCCCCGGGCACGGTGATCGTGGCCAACACTGTGGACAGCCACTGCGAGGCCGCGATCCGGCTGACCGGTGCCTCGACCGGGGCGACGGTCATGAACAACGTCCTCACCGACAGCACCGACAGCACCGGCAGTACCTGCACGGACCCCGGACAGCGCGCCGGGCTGTGGGTGGACCAGGAGGCGAAGGCCGGCGCCAGGGTCGCGTACAACCTTCACGACAGCGGGGCCGGCCTGCCCGCCTACAGCTGGGCGGGCACCGTGTACGACGAGGTCGCGCAGTTCGCGGCGGCCTCCGGCCAGGGGGCGCACGATGTCATCGGTGCGCCCAACCTGCCCGGCTCGGTGGGTGACACGGGGGAGCGGACCTCCCCGGCGATCGACTCGGCGGACGAGAGCGCGCCCGGCATGTCGGCCGTGGACGTACGGGGATCGTCGGCACTGGACGACCCCTGGGTGGCCGACACCGGGACCGGCAGCGGACGGCGGGACCGGGGCGCGGAGGAGTTGGTCAACTTCGGGTCCCGCTACACCCCCGTCGGGCCGGTCCGGGTACTGGACACCCGGGAGGCGACCGGTGTCCCGGCCCGGGTGCCGGTCGCTCCGGGGGCCACGATGGACTTGCCGGTCACTGGGCTGAACGGGCTGCCGGCCGATGGTGTGACGGCCGTGACCATGAACGTGACGGTCACCGAGTCCACCGGCGGCGGCTTCCTGACGGTGTATCCGCACGGCGCGGAGCGGCCGACCGCCTCGAACCTCAACTGGACCGCCGGGCAGACGATCCCGAACCTGGTGACCACTCAGGTCCGGGACGGCAAGGTGTCGTTCTTCAACGGCAGCGGCGGCACCGTGCACGTGCTGGCCGACCTGCTCGGCTTCTACAGCACCAAGGGCAGCGGCTTCACCGCCAAGTCCCCGGTGCGGCTGCTCGACACCCGCGAGGGCCTGGGTGCCGCCAAGGCGCCGGTCCGGCAGGGCGGTACGGTCGACCTCCAGGTGACCGGGGCGAACGGGGTGCCCGCCACCGGCGTCACCGCCGTGACCCTGAACGTGACGGTGGCGGACGCCACCGACGGCGGTTTCCTGACCGCCTACCCGCACGGAGAGCAGCGGCCGACCGCGTCCAGCCTCAACTGGGTCAAGGGCCAGGTGGTCCCGAACCTGGTGACCGTCCCGGTGAAGGACGGCAAGGTCTCGCTGTTCGTGGCCGGTAGCGGCCCGGGCCAGGTCCAGCTGATCGCCGATCTCGCGGGGTGCTACACCAAGACCGGGGGCGACCAGTTCCACGCGCTGGTGCCGGTGCGGAAGGCCGACACCCGGGGCTCGTTGCCCTGGTACGACGAGTGGGAGCCCGGCGAAACGGTGCGGGGCGGAGCCACCCGGAGCGTCGAGGTGGTCGAGTACCCCGGTGCTAGCGCGGTCGCGATGAACGTGACGGTGACCGGAACCGCCGCACCGGGATTCCTGACCGTGTACCCGGACGCCACCGAGCGGCCGGTGGTCTCGAACCTCAACTGGGTGACGGGGCAGACCGTTCCGAACCACGTGGTGGTGGCCACCGGTGCGGGAGGCAAGAACGCCTTCTACAACGGGAGTCAGGGCGACGTGGAGCTGATCGCCGACCTGTTCGGCTACTTCGCCCCGGCGTAG
- a CDS encoding right-handed parallel beta-helix repeat-containing protein, with protein sequence MLALPAFGPGGAAAAPLNVYVNNAADAHCSDTGSGLQAQPFCTVQKAADVVLPGQTVSIAPGDYPEQVKLTRSGTANAPITFTRTPYVWGQWPSDVTVGSRELATGLSVVRAEHVRIKDLHFAGSQYGLLVENSTDVEAMSGQVTGAAAASVRVTGADSRDVTVGRFWLSFMWGSGIVVDGGAKHTTLTTNLINGPGATGISVVDAPATVVVSNSVFDSCWTGLELGGAATDAVVVNNVVATGQLSDYQCRAELRPQVKVAQTALSGLRSDYNVLSTVNDRPAYEWGTKSYNSRWDFTAETGQGAHDSFDSAVIREDIGKHDRPLPTVDSADETAPGMLDVDAFGNSAVDDPIQANSGTGKGFRDRGATEYRDVGTAYTPTGPTRILDTRDEGPNGRLTSTRKLKVTGAHGVPADGVAAVTMNVTVTGTSGGGWLSTSNGSSSILNWTAAGQTVANLATVPVDADGTVTFSVGGAAVDVIADLAGYYSSSGSLFSPWDLSRSLDTRNAIGVPGRTPIAPGGTVELQAGVPGVPFTGATAITLNVTVTEPTSSGYLTVYPHGKDRPVISNLNWMPGRTIANLVTVPVVDGKVSFYNGSGGTVHVIADVAGYYGARAWARTAFRTMQPQRLLDTRVDSSNTCLETRRAATVAPGQTLELGVCVPHITSATMNVTVTEPTAAGFLTVYPAGSPRPVASNLNWTAGQTVPNQVVVPVRDDKVLFYNGSGGTVHLVVDLFGYEAY encoded by the coding sequence ATGCTCGCCCTGCCCGCCTTCGGGCCGGGCGGCGCGGCCGCCGCTCCGCTCAACGTCTACGTCAACAACGCCGCGGACGCCCACTGTTCCGACACGGGCAGCGGTCTGCAGGCGCAGCCGTTCTGCACCGTCCAGAAGGCCGCCGACGTGGTGCTGCCCGGCCAGACCGTGAGCATCGCCCCGGGCGACTACCCGGAGCAGGTCAAGCTGACCCGCTCCGGTACGGCGAACGCACCGATCACGTTCACCAGGACCCCCTACGTGTGGGGCCAGTGGCCCTCGGACGTCACGGTCGGCAGCCGCGAGTTGGCGACGGGCCTCTCGGTCGTGCGGGCCGAGCACGTGCGGATCAAGGACCTGCACTTCGCCGGGAGCCAGTACGGCCTGCTGGTGGAGAACTCCACGGACGTCGAGGCCATGAGCGGCCAGGTGACCGGCGCTGCCGCCGCCTCGGTGCGGGTGACCGGGGCCGACTCCAGGGACGTGACCGTCGGACGGTTCTGGCTCTCGTTCATGTGGGGCTCCGGGATCGTCGTGGACGGTGGGGCGAAGCACACCACGCTGACCACCAATCTGATCAACGGCCCTGGCGCCACCGGTATCTCGGTGGTGGACGCGCCCGCCACCGTCGTGGTGAGCAACTCCGTCTTCGACAGCTGCTGGACGGGTCTCGAGCTGGGCGGTGCGGCCACCGACGCGGTGGTGGTCAACAACGTGGTCGCGACGGGTCAGCTCTCCGACTACCAGTGCCGCGCGGAGCTCCGGCCGCAGGTGAAGGTCGCCCAGACCGCTCTGTCCGGCCTGCGGAGCGACTACAACGTGCTCAGCACGGTCAACGACCGTCCGGCGTACGAGTGGGGCACCAAGAGCTACAACAGCCGGTGGGACTTCACCGCGGAGACCGGCCAGGGCGCGCACGACTCGTTCGACAGCGCGGTGATCCGGGAGGACATCGGGAAGCACGACCGCCCGCTGCCCACCGTCGACTCGGCGGACGAGACCGCCCCCGGCATGCTGGACGTCGACGCGTTCGGCAACTCCGCGGTGGACGATCCGATCCAGGCCAACTCCGGTACCGGCAAGGGTTTCCGGGACCGGGGCGCGACCGAGTACCGGGACGTCGGCACCGCCTACACCCCGACCGGGCCGACCCGGATCCTGGACACCCGGGACGAGGGGCCGAACGGCCGGCTGACCTCGACGCGCAAGCTCAAGGTCACCGGCGCGCACGGCGTCCCGGCCGACGGGGTCGCCGCCGTCACCATGAACGTGACGGTCACCGGCACCAGCGGCGGCGGGTGGCTGTCGACCTCGAACGGCAGTAGCTCCATCCTCAACTGGACGGCCGCCGGGCAGACGGTGGCCAACCTGGCGACCGTACCGGTCGATGCGGACGGGACGGTCACCTTCTCCGTGGGCGGTGCCGCCGTCGACGTGATCGCCGACCTGGCGGGCTACTACAGCAGCAGCGGCAGCCTCTTCAGCCCCTGGGACCTGTCCCGCTCGCTGGACACCCGGAATGCCATCGGCGTGCCCGGCCGGACGCCGATCGCCCCGGGTGGCACGGTCGAGCTTCAGGCGGGGGTCCCCGGCGTCCCGTTCACCGGGGCCACCGCGATCACCCTGAACGTGACCGTCACCGAACCCACCAGCAGTGGCTACCTGACGGTGTATCCGCACGGGAAGGACCGTCCGGTCATCTCCAACCTGAACTGGATGCCCGGGCGGACCATCGCGAACCTGGTGACCGTTCCGGTGGTCGACGGCAAGGTCTCGTTCTACAACGGCAGCGGTGGCACCGTGCACGTGATCGCCGACGTCGCGGGCTACTACGGCGCCAGAGCCTGGGCGCGCACGGCGTTCCGGACGATGCAGCCGCAGCGTCTGCTGGACACCCGCGTGGACAGCAGTAACACCTGCCTGGAGACCCGTCGGGCCGCCACGGTGGCTCCCGGCCAGACGCTCGAACTGGGCGTCTGCGTGCCGCACATCACCAGCGCGACGATGAACGTCACGGTCACCGAGCCCACCGCGGCCGGCTTCCTGACGGTCTATCCGGCCGGTTCGCCGCGTCCGGTGGCGTCCAACCTCAACTGGACGGCTGGGCAGACCGTGCCGAACCAGGTCGTGGTGCCGGTCCGGGACGACAAGGTCCTCTTCTACAACGGGAGTGGGGGCACCGTGCACCTGGTGGTCGACCTGTTCGGCTACGAGGCGTACTGA